Genomic DNA from Hordeum vulgare subsp. vulgare chromosome 2H, MorexV3_pseudomolecules_assembly, whole genome shotgun sequence:
GGCGGCTGCGGAGGCGGCCGAGGAGCCGAGGCCGGAGCCGAGCGGCAAGCCCTTGGCGAGGCTGAGCGAGACGCCGTGCGAGCGGACGCCGAGAGCGCGgagcgcggcgacggcggcgatgcCCGCGCAGTTGCGGAGCGGGTCGCGGGAGAGGCGGTGGGCGAGGCGCGGGCGGGACGGGGAGGTGATGCCGGAGATGGCGACCGTGCCGGCGGGCAGCGTGGGGTCGAGCGTGGCGGTCACGGTGTCGCCGAGGGAGAGCGAGGCGTCGGAGACGGCGCAGCCCAGGAAGTCGAAGCCCGGGCCGAGGTTCGCCACCGTGGCCGGCGCGAACGTCGTGACGGACCTGAAGGCCGGGGGCGGGTCGGCCGATGCCGCCGCGGCGGAGGCTCTGAGCTTGCTCGGGACGCGAACGGAGAGCAGCGCTGCCTTGCGGGTGGAGGGGAAGGAGGACGGAGCGGTGGCCggagacgccgccgccgccgccgccattgtGGGGGGTGGACTGGCCGGTGCGCGCGTGGGTGGGTGGGGTTCGGGGAAAAGGTCTGGGCTTGGGCTTTGGGAACAACCAGAAGTCTGAAGAGTGACCGACAGGCGTGGCCCGCCACCACCGTGGCTCCAAGAAAACAATCTCCACCACCAACCGGCGATGGCGATGGCGATGGCGATGGCCgtcctgctcgtcctcctcctcctggccggGGGCTCCGCGgccgcgtcgccgccgccgccgccgtgcagCCGGTCGTGCGCGACGCTCAATTGCGACTGTGAGCCTCCTCGTCCTCCCCTGATTCGGTCAATCGAGTGTAACGATTTCTTTCTGATCTGATCTGAGGATGCTCTGACCATGGATGGGATTGGATGGGTGGCAGCGGTGGGGATCCGGTACGGCAAGTTCTGCGGCGTGGGGTGGAGCGGGTGCGAGGGGGAAGAGCCCTGCGACGACCTCGACGCCTGCTGCCGCGACCACGACCACTGCGTCGACAAGAAAGGTACTactatgcatacatacatacatcatCCTGCTTCAGAAAGAAACAATGGCA
This window encodes:
- the LOC123427907 gene encoding probable phospholipase A2 homolog 1 — protein: MAMAMAMAVLLVLLLLAGGSAAASPPPPPCSRSCATLNCDSVGIRYGKFCGVGWSGCEGEEPCDDLDACCRDHDHCVDKKGLMSIKCHEKFKNCMRKVKKAGKVGFSKKCPYELAMATMTQGMDMAIMLSQLGSQKLEL